The genomic stretch GAGACTCCCGCCGGTCTGGGAACGGCTGAAGTTCGATGTCACGCTGATGGACCGGGTGGTCGGCGCGGACAGCGAGCAGATCATCGAACCCCTGAAGCACAAGGAGCCGCTGATGCTCTCGGTCGGCACCGCCGTCACCGTCGGCGTGATCGTGAACACGAAGAAGAACCAGATGGAGGTTCAGCTGAAGCGAGCGGTCTGCGCGGAGGTCGGCGCACGGATCGCCATCAGCAGGCAGGTCGGCGGACGATGGCGGCTGATCGGCATGGGTGTTCTGGTCGAGTGAGGGTTCTCCTCGACACGAACGCCCTGCTGATGCCGGCCCAGTTCGGGATCGACCTGTATGACGGGCTTATGGCACTCTTCGGGGACTTCGAACCGGTAACGCTCGAAGAGGTGATGGGTGAACTCTCGGGGCTCGCCCGGGGCCGGGGCCGCGATGCGGCCGCCGCCCGTGTGGGCCTTGCAATGGCCCGGTGCTCGACGGTCGTCCCGAGCGGGAGTTCCGCGGAGCATGTGGACGACCGGGTGATCGAGTATGCCCGACGGGAAGGATGCACCGTGGTGACGAATGATCGCCAGCTCCGGAACGCTCTCCTCCGCGAGGGGATCGACGTTGTTTCGATGCGGAGAGGGAGAACACTGGAGCTGATGAGGGGATAAGTGAAACTATGTACTATAAGATGATACTGGAGGACAAGGTGCGCGTTCCGCCGCACCGCCTCGGGGAAGACCTGGAGAAGGTCATCCTCAACGTGCTGCAGGAGCAGCTGGAAGGCAGCATCGCAAAGGAGATCGGCATCTTCATTGCGGTGACGAATATTCTCAACGTCGGCGAGGGAGAACTGATCCCCGGGGACGGCGCCGTCTACTACGACGTCAGGTTCGAGGCTGCGGTGCTCCGCCTGGGGCTCCAGGAGGTGATCGAGGGGCAGGTGGTCGAGACGACGAGTTTCGGCGCCTTCGTCAGCCTTGGGCCCATCGACGCCATGCTCCACGTGAGCCAGATATCGGACGAATACATCAACTACGACGAGAAGAACGGCAGGCTGATCTGCCAGGACTCGAAGCGCTCGATCTCCGTCGGCGACGGCGTCCGGGCCCGGATCGTTGCGCTCTCGCTGAACGAGCGCGAGCCCAGAGAGAGCAAGATCGGGCTCACCATGCGCCAGTCGGGCCTCGGAACCACGACCTGGCTGGAAGAGGAGCTCGAAGAGGAGAAGAAGGGGGCGGCATAGGATGGTCGTCCGTAAGAAGGTGGTCAAGGTCTGCCGCGAGTGTCACCGGGTCGTCGAGGGGGAGAGCTGCGTGATCTGCGCCACGTCGAACCTGAGCGAGGACTGGGCAGGCTATGTCGTGATCATCGATCCGGAGCGCTCGGAGATCGCAAAGAAGATGAACGTCACCATGGCCGGCAGGTACGCGCTGAAGGTCCGCTGATGCTCCGGCTTCCCGAAGCGTACCGGGGTCTCTTCAAGAGACCGTTCGGCACTCTTTACGGGAGCATCGGCGAACTCCTCCCCCGGCTCGAAGGCCGGCCGGTCTACGCCGTCGGCGATGTGGTGACCCATAACCTCCTCGCCACAGGGGTCGTTCCCGAGATCGCCATCATCGACGGCTACACGATGCGCACGCCCTGCAACCGTTCGCCCCTGCTCCGGGCGAGATGGCTGACGGTGAAGAACCCTCCCGGCACGATCACCGCCGAACTTGAGGACGCGATCGAGGAGGTCGTCGGAGATCCTCCGGGGGTGATCTTCGTCGACGGCGAGGAGGATCTTGCGGTCATCCCGCTCGTCCTCGCCGCGCCGGGCGGGGCCGCCGTCCTCTACGGCCAGCCGGGAGAGGGAGTCGTCCTCCGGCTCGTGGACACGGCGGCAAAGCAGGAAGCCGCGTCCATGCTGAGTGTTTTCGTGCGTGAGTGAGGGGTGCGAAGGGACCCGTTCCCGCACCCCATGCGCAAAATTGTAGACTAACCGACACTTCTCGGAGAGATGCCGGAGCACGTCCTCCTGTTCGGGCGCGATCTGAATCGTGATCTTCGTGGTGACGTACATCGTGATCGCTCCTGCCGGTTATCACGTTAATTTTTGACATACTTCGGCACAATGAATAGCCGCGCAGGGTGAAGGTGGATTCAACGTTTGGGCGCCGCTCCTATCCCCCGGCGTGCGCAGGGAGGGAGGCTTCCCGCTCTCCCCCTTCAACCCCCACAGAGTATAAATAAATCCGTCAACAATATTTTAGGGATATCGATGGACTTCAAAATTACCCGTGATCTGAAGAACGAGTTACTGAAGAGGAGAGAGCTCGAGTTTACTCTCACCTTCGACGGACCGACGCCCTCGCGGAAGAGCATTCAGGAGAAGCTCGCCGCACTGCAGAACAAGGATGAGAACCTCATCGTGCTGGACCTGGAGAGAACCCGGTTCGGGAAGATGGAACTCTTCGGCCGTGCCCGGATCTACGACGACGAGGAGAGCAAGAAGTCGACCGAGCGGGAGTACCTGCTCAAGCGCGGCGAGCCGAAGGCTGAGAGCGAGGCGTAACCATGGCAGCCAAGAAGCAGGTCTCGGCCAAGGGCAAGAGATACGAGTGCTACGAAGTCAAGGGCGATACGGCGGTCCTGCAGAAGCGGCACTGCCCCCGGTGCGGCCCCGGCGTACTGATGGCCGCGCACAAGGACCGGGTAGCCTGCGGCAAGTGCGGCTACACCGAGTTCCAGAAGTAGGTCCTCACCTGGATACACGATACGGACGCGGCATCGGCCGCGGCCGGCCTTTTTCTCGTAACGGAGCGATACCTGTTTTATGCCGGATATGACGCCCGACGACGGGCTGGTGCTGGGGCTTGAAGGAACCGCGTGGAACCTTAGTGCCGCCCTCTTCGGGGACGACCTGATTGCCCTCCATTCGGCGCCGTACGTACCGCCGAAAGGCGGGATCCACCCGCGAGAGGCCGCGCAGCATCACGCCTCGGCGATGAAGGAGGTCGTCTCCCGGGTCCTCACGGAGCCGGAGCGGATCCGGGCGGTCGCCTTCTCCCAGGGGCCCGGCCTCGGGCCGTCGCTCCGGACGGTGGCGACCGCCGCGCGCGCCCTCTCGATCGCCCTCGGCGTTCCGCTCGTCGGCGTCAACCACTGCGTGGCGCACGTCGAGATCGGGAGGTGGGCGACCGGGTTTTCGGATCCGATCGTCCTGTACGCGAGCGGCGCGAACACGCAGGTGCTCGGTTATCTGAACGGCCGTTACCGGATATTCGGGGAGACGCTGGATATCGGGCTCGGGAACGGGCTCGACAAGTTCGCCCGGAGCCACGATCTCCCGCACCCGGGCGGGCCCGCCATCGAGAGGCTTGCGCGGGAGGGTGAGTACATCGAACTCCCCTATACGGTGAAGGGGATGGATCTCGCCTTCTCGGGGCTCGTCAGCGCCGCCCAGGAGAGCAGCGCGCCGCTCGAAGACGTCTGCTTCGGCCTGCAGGAGACCGCGTTCGCGATGTGCGTCGAGGTGACGGAGCGCGCGCTCGCCCACGCGGGCAAGGACGAGGTGCTGCTGGTCGGCGGGGTCGGCGCGAACGGGCGGCTGCAGGAGATGCTCCGGGTGATGTGCGAGGAGCGGGGGGCGGCGTTCGCCGTTCCCGAACGGACGTTCCTCGGCGACAACGGCGCGATGATCGCCTATACGGGGAAGGTCATGCTGGAGCACGGGGTCACGCTCCCCCTTGAAGAGTCACAGATCCGTCCCGGCTACCGGGCGGACGAGGTGGAGGTCGCCTGGCGGACGGAGCCCGGCGAAGTCTTCTCTATCGGGCCGCACGAGGGCGGCGTCGCCCGGGGTGCGGAGGCAGTCGTGGAGATCGGCGACGCGGATGTGATCAAGTGCCGGCCGAGCAAGCGCTACCGCTACCCGGGCCTCGACCGGCGGCTGATCGCGGAGCGGACGCGGGCGGAAGCGCGCCTGATCGCGACGGCGCGGCGGGCGGGCGTCCCGACCCCGGTGATCCGCGACGTCACCGCGGACACGATCGTGATGGAGCGGGTCAAGGGCGAGGTGCTGAAGTACGTCACCGCTCCGGAGACGATCCGGCTCGCGGGCGAGGCGGTCGGGAGGCTGCACGGGACGGGGATCGTCCACGGCGACCTGACGACGAGCAACATGATCGTCCGCGACGGCCAGTGCGTCTTAATCGACTTCGGGCTTGCGTCGACGTCGTCCGAGGTCGAGAGCCGCGGGGTCGATCTCCACGTCTTCTTCCAGACGCTCGAGAGCACGACGGAGAACTTCGAGGAGTTGAAGGCGGCGTTCGTGGAGGGCTACGCGGGCGCCTTCCCGGAGGCGGACGAGGTCCTCGCTCGGGAGCACGAGGTGGAACTGCGGGGGCGGTACCTCTGAAGGTCGCGGTGGTGACGAGCAACCCGAACAAGGCGCGGGAGGTGGCGGCCTACTTTGCGGGGGTGCTCACGGTCGAACACGTCGCGCTCGAGTGCCCGGAGTTCCGCCACGCCGACGTGGGGGAGATCGCCCGCGGCAAGGCGGAATTTGCCTATAAAACACTCTCCCGGCCGCTGATCGTCGACGACACCGGGCTCTTCGTCGACGCGCTCGGCGGGTTCCCCGGGCCGTACGCCGCCTACGTCCACGACACCATCGGCAACGCCGGGATCCTGAAACTCCTGGAGGGCGTGGAGGACCGGAACGCCCGGTTCGAGACGGCGATTGCGTTCGCGCGCGAGGACGGCATCCGGGTCTTCCGGGGAGTCCTCCACGGGACGATCGTCGCCCCCCGGGGGGAGGAAGGGTTCGGCTACGACCCGATCTTCGAGTACGACGGGCGGACGCTCGCCGAGATCCCGCTTGCCGAGAAGAGCAGGATCTCTCACCGGGCACGCGCGCTCGAGGCGTTCCGCGCCTGGGTGGAGCGGGAGGCCGGAGGCGACAGAACTGTTAATATGGGCAAGAACGAATAGTACCCAACTGACAAGTGGTGTTTTTAACATGGCGAGATTTCCCGAAGCTGAAGCACGTCTGCTCAACGTAAAGATCTGTATGAAATGCAACGCCCGGAACGCAATCCGCGCGACCAGCTGCCGCAAGTGCGGCTCGGACGAGCTCCGGCCCAAGTCCAAGGAACGGAAGGCGTAACGCCGTTCGTCCGGCCCCCGGCATACTCTTTTTCCGCGCTGATCGCGGGTAAGCGCCCTGTTTATCAGGCGCTGTAATAGGTGACTTTTCTGCCCTCTTCGCTGTACTCGCCCCGGTAGGTCTCGATGTTACGCTTGTAGC from Methanoculleus chikugoensis encodes the following:
- a CDS encoding PIN domain-containing protein, translated to MRVLLDTNALLMPAQFGIDLYDGLMALFGDFEPVTLEEVMGELSGLARGRGRDAAAARVGLAMARCSTVVPSGSSAEHVDDRVIEYARREGCTVVTNDRQLRNALLREGIDVVSMRRGRTLELMRG
- a CDS encoding DNA-directed RNA polymerase, whose protein sequence is MYYKMILEDKVRVPPHRLGEDLEKVILNVLQEQLEGSIAKEIGIFIAVTNILNVGEGELIPGDGAVYYDVRFEAAVLRLGLQEVIEGQVVETTSFGAFVSLGPIDAMLHVSQISDEYINYDEKNGRLICQDSKRSISVGDGVRARIVALSLNEREPRESKIGLTMRQSGLGTTTWLEEELEEEKKGAA
- the spt4 gene encoding transcription elongation factor subunit Spt4 — its product is MVVRKKVVKVCRECHRVVEGESCVICATSNLSEDWAGYVVIIDPERSEIAKKMNVTMAGRYALKVR
- a CDS encoding GTP-dependent dephospho-CoA kinase family protein; protein product: MLRLPEAYRGLFKRPFGTLYGSIGELLPRLEGRPVYAVGDVVTHNLLATGVVPEIAIIDGYTMRTPCNRSPLLRARWLTVKNPPGTITAELEDAIEEVVGDPPGVIFVDGEEDLAVIPLVLAAPGGAAVLYGQPGEGVVLRLVDTAAKQEAASMLSVFVRE
- a CDS encoding 30S ribosomal protein S24e — translated: MDFKITRDLKNELLKRRELEFTLTFDGPTPSRKSIQEKLAALQNKDENLIVLDLERTRFGKMELFGRARIYDDEESKKSTEREYLLKRGEPKAESEA
- a CDS encoding 30S ribosomal protein S27ae — protein: MAAKKQVSAKGKRYECYEVKGDTAVLQKRHCPRCGPGVLMAAHKDRVACGKCGYTEFQK
- a CDS encoding bifunctional N(6)-L-threonylcarbamoyladenine synthase/serine/threonine protein kinase, which codes for MPDMTPDDGLVLGLEGTAWNLSAALFGDDLIALHSAPYVPPKGGIHPREAAQHHASAMKEVVSRVLTEPERIRAVAFSQGPGLGPSLRTVATAARALSIALGVPLVGVNHCVAHVEIGRWATGFSDPIVLYASGANTQVLGYLNGRYRIFGETLDIGLGNGLDKFARSHDLPHPGGPAIERLAREGEYIELPYTVKGMDLAFSGLVSAAQESSAPLEDVCFGLQETAFAMCVEVTERALAHAGKDEVLLVGGVGANGRLQEMLRVMCEERGAAFAVPERTFLGDNGAMIAYTGKVMLEHGVTLPLEESQIRPGYRADEVEVAWRTEPGEVFSIGPHEGGVARGAEAVVEIGDADVIKCRPSKRYRYPGLDRRLIAERTRAEARLIATARRAGVPTPVIRDVTADTIVMERVKGEVLKYVTAPETIRLAGEAVGRLHGTGIVHGDLTTSNMIVRDGQCVLIDFGLASTSSEVESRGVDLHVFFQTLESTTENFEELKAAFVEGYAGAFPEADEVLAREHEVELRGRYL
- the rdgB gene encoding RdgB/HAM1 family non-canonical purine NTP pyrophosphatase, with protein sequence MKVAVVTSNPNKAREVAAYFAGVLTVEHVALECPEFRHADVGEIARGKAEFAYKTLSRPLIVDDTGLFVDALGGFPGPYAAYVHDTIGNAGILKLLEGVEDRNARFETAIAFAREDGIRVFRGVLHGTIVAPRGEEGFGYDPIFEYDGRTLAEIPLAEKSRISHRARALEAFRAWVEREAGGDRTVNMGKNE
- a CDS encoding 50S ribosomal protein L40e, which encodes MKCNARNAIRATSCRKCGSDELRPKSKERKA